In a genomic window of Flavobacterium crassostreae:
- a CDS encoding ABC transporter permease, which yields MQTPKNTTTWLFEITPKNNFFRLNFKEIWQYRDLLTLFVQRDLVTVYKQTILGPLWYLIQPLLTSITVTIIFNTLAGITTATVPPFLFNLAGIVVWNYFTSCLNDTADTFKKNASVFGKVYFPRIIVPLSIVLSNLLKFGIQFFIFLLFYIYYYNQGAPIGWNYWIFAFPVMVVLMGILGLGMGMLISSLVTKYRDLSHLIGFGVQLLMYISAVVYPMALVQQKMPDYAWLVQYNPLAYVIESSRYMLLNTGQISIAGLGYTLVVTVVLFLFGVLVFNTTEKNFIDTV from the coding sequence ATGCAAACTCCAAAAAACACGACTACTTGGTTGTTTGAAATAACACCCAAGAACAATTTTTTTAGACTGAATTTCAAAGAGATCTGGCAATATCGGGATTTACTAACCTTATTTGTCCAAAGAGATCTTGTTACGGTCTACAAACAAACTATTTTAGGGCCACTTTGGTATTTAATACAGCCTTTACTTACCTCCATAACGGTTACCATTATTTTTAATACTCTAGCAGGAATAACTACAGCTACCGTACCTCCATTTTTGTTTAATTTGGCAGGGATCGTTGTTTGGAATTATTTTACTTCCTGTCTTAACGATACCGCAGATACCTTTAAAAAAAATGCCTCCGTATTTGGCAAAGTATATTTCCCGAGGATTATTGTTCCGTTATCCATCGTGTTGTCTAATTTGTTAAAGTTTGGAATACAATTTTTTATCTTCCTGCTTTTCTATATTTATTATTATAATCAAGGAGCTCCCATTGGCTGGAATTACTGGATTTTTGCCTTTCCGGTTATGGTTGTTTTGATGGGTATTCTTGGACTAGGCATGGGCATGCTTATTTCGTCTTTGGTTACTAAATACAGAGACCTCTCGCATTTGATTGGTTTTGGAGTGCAATTATTGATGTACATTTCGGCGGTAGTGTATCCTATGGCATTAGTGCAACAAAAAATGCCAGATTATGCGTGGTTGGTACAGTACAATCCGTTGGCATATGTTATTGAAAGTTCGCGGTACATGCTATTAAACACAGGACAAATTTCGATAGCAGGATTAGGATACACTCTTGTAGTCACCGTGGTGTTATTTTTGTTTGGGGTATTGGTTTTTAATACTACCGAAAAAAACTTTATTGACACGGTATAA
- a CDS encoding N-acetylneuraminate synthase family protein, protein MNPYIEIAGRKIGPDYAPLVLAEIGINHEGSLAVAKKMVDAAHRAGVEVIKHQTHIVEDEMSAAAKKVIPGNADVSIYDIMERCSLNETDELSLKEYVESKGMLFISTPFSRAAANRLQKFKVPAYKIGSGECNNYPLLEHIATFGKPVILSTGMNTIESVAKAVAIFDKHKVPVALLHTTNLYPTPIHLVRLGAMMQLHHAFPDKVFGLSDHTLNNNACLGAVALGASILERHFTDSMQRSGPDIVCSMDEQTTQDLIQNTNEIWQMRGGTKQPAPEEQVTIDFAFATVCSIQAIKKGEPLTKDNIWVKRPGTGEILAERFEELLGKIALRDISIDEQLQLEDIE, encoded by the coding sequence ATGAACCCATATATAGAAATAGCAGGCCGAAAAATAGGGCCAGATTATGCTCCTTTGGTCCTTGCCGAAATAGGAATTAATCACGAAGGCTCTTTGGCTGTAGCCAAAAAAATGGTCGATGCAGCCCATAGAGCAGGCGTTGAGGTAATAAAACACCAAACCCACATTGTAGAAGACGAAATGAGTGCTGCCGCCAAAAAAGTAATTCCAGGCAATGCCGATGTTTCTATTTATGACATCATGGAGCGCTGTTCTTTAAATGAAACCGATGAATTAAGCCTAAAAGAATATGTAGAAAGTAAAGGGATGCTTTTTATCTCCACACCCTTTTCTAGAGCAGCAGCAAATAGACTACAAAAATTTAAGGTTCCTGCCTACAAAATAGGTTCTGGCGAGTGCAACAATTATCCCTTGCTAGAACATATTGCCACTTTTGGCAAGCCCGTTATCTTGAGTACCGGAATGAACACCATAGAAAGCGTAGCCAAAGCAGTAGCTATTTTTGACAAACATAAGGTGCCAGTAGCCCTATTGCATACCACCAATTTGTATCCTACACCGATTCACTTGGTGCGATTGGGAGCCATGATGCAACTGCACCACGCTTTTCCGGACAAAGTATTTGGTTTGTCTGACCATACCCTAAATAACAATGCTTGTTTAGGTGCAGTGGCCTTAGGCGCAAGTATTCTGGAACGTCATTTTACAGACAGCATGCAACGCAGCGGTCCCGATATTGTATGCAGTATGGACGAGCAAACAACCCAAGATTTAATACAAAATACCAATGAAATCTGGCAAATGCGTGGCGGAACCAAACAACCCGCACCAGAAGAACAAGTAACCATAGATTTTGCTTTTGCAACCGTATGCAGTATTCAAGCAATTAAAAAAGGAGAACCGCTTACAAAAGATAATATTTGGGTAAAAAGACCAGGTACCGGAGAGATTCTGGCAGAACGATTTGAAGAATTGTTAGGCAAAATTGCTCTTAGAGATATAAGCATTGATGAACAGTTGCAGCTCGAAGATATAGAATAA
- a CDS encoding glycosyltransferase family 2 protein: MTPKISVIVPCYKQAQFLDAALQSVLVQTYTNWECIIINDGSPDDTEKIARNWTTKDARFKYGYQPNGGLSSARNAGLKMATGHFIQFLDADDYLAPQKLEASINRINLDHGTNTVITNFRMFDTNPAQSSEPYCKLSQQLFTLDKILYHWESSFTIPIHCGLFAASFFEKFRFPEELRAKEDWVMWICLYKTNCKTGFIDQPLALYRKNPNSITQSKDMLPDVIKAYQYLKTPLSESQYQGLTISMLSRYYTSAVYFKTKRNEIKASNTYIVGNLIKRGLSKLGILKPFKKVLEWIYTKK, from the coding sequence ATGACACCAAAAATTTCCGTAATCGTCCCTTGTTATAAGCAAGCCCAATTTTTAGATGCGGCCTTACAATCGGTATTGGTGCAAACCTATACCAATTGGGAATGCATTATTATAAACGACGGCAGTCCTGATGACACTGAAAAAATAGCTCGTAATTGGACAACCAAAGACGCTAGATTTAAATACGGCTACCAACCAAATGGAGGCTTAAGCAGTGCTAGGAATGCAGGTTTAAAAATGGCAACAGGACACTTTATACAATTTTTAGACGCAGATGATTATTTAGCGCCCCAAAAATTAGAGGCCTCAATAAACCGTATAAACTTAGACCATGGAACCAACACGGTAATCACTAATTTTAGAATGTTTGATACCAACCCGGCACAATCTTCGGAGCCTTATTGCAAGTTATCCCAACAGCTGTTCACTTTAGATAAAATACTATACCACTGGGAAAGTTCGTTTACCATACCCATACATTGCGGATTATTTGCGGCATCTTTTTTTGAAAAATTTAGATTTCCGGAGGAGTTACGAGCAAAAGAAGATTGGGTTATGTGGATTTGTTTGTACAAAACAAATTGCAAAACAGGTTTTATAGACCAACCATTGGCCCTTTACAGAAAAAACCCAAACAGCATCACACAATCCAAAGACATGCTGCCGGATGTAATAAAAGCCTACCAATACCTTAAAACACCTTTGTCCGAATCCCAATACCAGGGGTTGACCATAAGCATGCTTTCTAGATACTACACCTCTGCAGTATACTTTAAAACCAAGCGCAATGAAATCAAAGCATCCAATACCTATATTGTAGGCAATTTAATTAAGAGAGGACTATCTAAACTTGGCATTTTAAAACCATTTAAAAAGGTATTGGAATGGATTTATACTAAAAAATAA
- a CDS encoding ABC transporter ATP-binding protein — protein sequence MKDVILRAQDLSKQYRLGQVGTGTLSHDLNRWWHRLLGKEDPYLKIGDTNDRSTKAESDYVWALQGVNFEVARGEVLGIIGKNGAGKSTLLKILSRVTTPTTGRIQFGGRVASLLEVGTGFNAEMTGRENIYLNGAILGMTKKEITSKLEEIIAFSGCERYIDTPVKRYSSGMTVRLAFAVAAFLEPEILIIDEVLAVGDAEFQKKAIGKMQDISQQGGRTVLFVSHNMAAVKSLCTRAIVMEHGKITFDGNVAQAVSEYYLSDYKNLENQTYGVYDLKKHKDKKNNFGIHQAMLFCNDQLSDVMYTGAKFTLKLDFETNRDFFEAEIGIVIKDSDQIAYIGLNNKHLGKSIVVKEGLGKAEISIDNFPLFGNGDYWVNLYFGDAGPNYECLENALKFKIIAEDVFGSGRKLDPAWNTIYTKDITIQTI from the coding sequence ATGAAGGACGTTATATTAAGAGCCCAAGACCTATCCAAACAATACCGCCTAGGACAAGTAGGTACCGGCACACTTAGCCATGACCTAAACCGTTGGTGGCACCGCTTGCTAGGCAAAGAAGATCCATATCTAAAAATTGGCGACACCAATGACCGCTCTACTAAGGCAGAAAGTGATTATGTATGGGCGTTGCAAGGGGTTAACTTTGAGGTTGCACGCGGAGAGGTTTTAGGAATCATAGGCAAAAATGGTGCTGGCAAATCCACGTTATTAAAAATACTATCTCGTGTTACTACTCCCACTACCGGTAGGATACAATTTGGAGGTCGGGTAGCTTCGTTACTAGAAGTAGGTACTGGCTTTAATGCCGAAATGACTGGTAGAGAAAATATATATCTTAACGGTGCCATTTTAGGAATGACCAAAAAAGAAATAACCTCTAAGTTAGAAGAAATTATTGCTTTTTCGGGCTGTGAGCGCTATATAGATACGCCCGTAAAAAGATACAGTTCCGGAATGACCGTACGACTCGCTTTTGCAGTAGCGGCATTTTTAGAGCCCGAAATTTTGATTATTGATGAGGTTTTGGCCGTAGGAGACGCTGAATTTCAAAAAAAAGCCATTGGCAAAATGCAAGACATCTCCCAACAAGGCGGCAGGACAGTTTTGTTTGTAAGCCACAATATGGCAGCCGTAAAAAGCTTGTGTACTAGAGCTATTGTGATGGAACATGGCAAAATAACCTTTGATGGAAATGTTGCACAAGCGGTTTCTGAATACTATCTTTCGGATTATAAAAATTTAGAAAACCAAACCTATGGGGTTTATGATTTGAAAAAGCATAAAGACAAAAAAAATAATTTTGGCATCCATCAGGCAATGCTTTTTTGCAATGATCAATTAAGCGATGTGATGTATACGGGGGCAAAGTTTACCCTAAAATTAGATTTTGAAACCAATAGAGACTTTTTTGAGGCAGAAATTGGGATCGTTATCAAAGATTCGGATCAAATAGCATACATAGGTCTGAATAATAAGCACTTGGGTAAAAGCATTGTGGTTAAAGAAGGCTTGGGAAAAGCAGAAATAAGCATAGATAATTTTCCGCTATTTGGCAATGGAGATTACTGGGTTAATCTGTATTTTGGGGATGCAGGGCCTAATTACGAATGTTTAGAAAATGCCCTAAAGTTTAAAATAATTGCAGAAGATGTTTTTGGATCTGGAAGAAAACTAGATCCAGCCTGGAATACAATATATACTAAAGACATAACCATACAAACGATATGA
- a CDS encoding serine O-acetyltransferase: protein MLKETILSDYKRHGIGHLSFKILLKTFVLMPNPGLKFMTIFRLTQYYRIHNRILFYGFFVWLQRLKVKYGLDISYRTKIGNGFYIGHFGGVVIHGDTIIGNHCNISQGVTLGVSNYGQNKGVPTLGDRVFVGPGACIFGNITIGNHTTIGANAVVTKTIPSHVTVSSSEIQILDKDLSAFYIHNTKV from the coding sequence ATGCTAAAAGAAACCATTTTATCCGATTATAAAAGACATGGCATTGGTCATCTTAGCTTTAAGATCCTACTAAAAACCTTTGTACTGATGCCAAATCCGGGCTTGAAATTTATGACCATTTTTCGGTTAACCCAATATTATAGAATACATAACAGAATCTTGTTTTATGGCTTTTTTGTATGGTTACAAAGACTAAAAGTAAAATACGGTTTGGATATTTCGTACAGAACCAAAATAGGAAACGGTTTTTATATCGGGCATTTTGGAGGTGTCGTAATCCATGGAGATACCATTATTGGCAACCACTGTAATATTTCACAAGGAGTAACCCTTGGAGTCAGTAATTATGGCCAAAACAAAGGAGTTCCAACCCTAGGGGATCGTGTTTTTGTAGGTCCGGGCGCTTGTATTTTTGGCAATATTACCATCGGTAACCACACTACCATCGGTGCCAATGCCGTGGTTACCAAAACCATTCCGAGCCACGTGACAGTAAGCTCTTCGGAGATACAAATTTTAGACAAAGATCTTTCGGCATTTTATATTCATAACACCAAAGTATAA
- a CDS encoding glycosyltransferase: MIPKVLHYCWFGGGEKSPLIKDCLESWKLHLPEYQIIEWNETNSDLRLPFVKKAYRQQKWAFVADYIRLKVLYEQGGIYLDTDMLLLQPLDSLLCNTTFLGAECKTFINCSIIGTTPHSNFIQKCMSEYGSIKITKKTDWGTITIPRIVTRVFKQMYGLDVPLDTISTTEQITIYPAAYFYPLQYQDKTDAANYKQYLRPESFAVHLWSSSWIDSEALVPAPPKRSFKDLFRIIKTIFVQKNESV, translated from the coding sequence ATGATTCCTAAAGTGCTCCATTATTGTTGGTTTGGCGGTGGCGAAAAGTCTCCATTAATTAAAGACTGCCTGGAATCCTGGAAATTACATTTGCCAGAATACCAAATAATAGAATGGAACGAAACCAACTCAGACCTAAGGCTACCCTTTGTAAAAAAAGCCTACCGACAACAAAAATGGGCATTTGTAGCAGACTACATCCGATTAAAAGTATTGTACGAACAGGGAGGTATTTATCTGGATACGGACATGCTGCTGTTGCAGCCATTGGATAGTCTTTTATGCAATACCACTTTTTTGGGTGCAGAATGTAAAACGTTTATCAATTGCAGCATAATAGGAACCACTCCACACAGTAATTTTATCCAAAAATGCATGTCGGAATATGGTTCTATAAAAATAACTAAAAAAACAGATTGGGGCACCATCACCATTCCAAGAATTGTAACTCGGGTTTTTAAGCAAATGTATGGTTTGGATGTTCCATTGGATACAATAAGTACCACTGAGCAGATCACCATATATCCGGCGGCCTATTTCTATCCGCTACAATACCAAGACAAAACAGATGCAGCAAATTATAAACAATACCTTCGGCCGGAGAGTTTTGCAGTACATTTATGGAGTAGTTCTTGGATCGATTCTGAAGCACTTGTACCAGCTCCACCAAAAAGAAGTTTTAAAGACCTCTTTAGAATAATTAAAACTATTTTTGTCCAAAAAAATGAAAGCGTTTAA
- a CDS encoding glycosyltransferase family A protein codes for MLAIVIPYYKIRFFEATLQSLALQTDKRFKVYIGNDASSECPCDLLEKFKRKIDFEYQHFENNIGSYSLTQQWERCLAMVAHEKWVMLLGDDDTIGANCVALFYQNIETIQKKNINILRYATQVIDRHNVALSAIYTHPEFEQSTAFLMRKFKGGTRSSLSEFVFNKKVLLELKFKNLPLAWYSDILAVLEVSNFGLIFTINEAVVCFRLSGENITSRTDNLLLKNEASFAFYYYLLDKKESFFDKDQIQVLQNKLEKTLLDNKKNLRFWSLLTQLYYKKNYVKKYFTFLGKAGVSIKNKIIT; via the coding sequence ATGCTGGCAATAGTAATTCCGTATTATAAAATTCGTTTTTTTGAAGCAACCTTACAATCGTTGGCTTTACAAACAGACAAAAGATTCAAAGTCTATATTGGGAACGATGCTAGTTCAGAATGTCCTTGTGATTTGTTAGAAAAGTTTAAAAGAAAAATAGATTTTGAGTACCAGCATTTTGAGAACAATATAGGTTCTTATTCGTTAACCCAACAATGGGAACGTTGCTTGGCCATGGTTGCCCACGAAAAATGGGTAATGCTACTGGGGGATGATGATACTATTGGAGCTAATTGTGTAGCTCTTTTTTATCAAAACATAGAGACAATCCAAAAGAAGAATATAAACATACTAAGGTATGCAACCCAAGTGATAGACAGACATAATGTAGCCTTGTCAGCCATATATACCCATCCGGAGTTCGAACAATCTACAGCCTTTTTGATGCGCAAATTTAAAGGCGGAACGCGTTCTTCTTTGAGCGAATTTGTTTTTAATAAAAAAGTATTATTAGAACTAAAATTTAAGAACCTTCCCTTGGCTTGGTATTCGGATATTTTAGCAGTGCTCGAAGTTTCTAACTTTGGTTTAATCTTTACCATTAATGAAGCCGTAGTCTGTTTTAGGCTAAGTGGAGAAAATATTACTTCAAGAACCGATAATTTGTTACTAAAAAACGAAGCTAGTTTTGCCTTTTATTATTACTTATTAGATAAAAAAGAATCCTTTTTTGATAAAGACCAAATCCAAGTATTGCAAAACAAGCTCGAAAAAACCCTTTTGGATAACAAAAAAAACTTGCGCTTTTGGAGCCTTTTAACCCAGCTATATTACAAAAAAAACTACGTTAAAAAGTATTTTACATTTCTGGGTAAAGCCGGAGTTAGTATAAAAAATAAAATCATAACCTAA
- a CDS encoding UDP-glycosyltransferase, translating to MSDQKIIILLPDGIGLRNFVFTDFSAIGTNKGLEVVYWNGTPFDLAAMGYREIKIENAKPHPLTTLYKNARQQIELDLNCQKTNDKTYNTYRFEQNNKGFKNKLKKILLNTIIQQHSSEKGLVKVRNKIHQKEKQTAFYNTCLNTLKKEKPDIVFCTNQRHTVSIAPILAAQSLGIPTVAFIFSWDNLPKATLVLETDYYCVWSAHMKKELQFYYPYIKEEQIFITGSPQFEPHFDANRKLSREVFFKNNALDLDKKYVCYSGDDITTCPDDPQYLADVAAAVKKLNQKGYNLGIIFRRCPVDFSTRYAAVLEHYKDIIVPLAPLWQNKGTHWGGVLPTKEDMDLQINTVAHSEMVLNLGSSMVFDFATNNKPCGYINYEVRNKVQKDWFVAHIYQYIHFRSMPSKEAVFWLHSAAEIEIKIQQILDQQPTAITDQAQQWFETINQHPAKDASKRIWQAITEICNK from the coding sequence ATGTCTGACCAAAAAATAATTATTTTACTACCGGACGGAATCGGTTTGCGCAATTTTGTATTTACAGATTTTTCAGCTATAGGTACCAATAAAGGGCTAGAGGTGGTTTACTGGAACGGAACCCCCTTTGATTTGGCGGCAATGGGCTACCGCGAAATCAAAATCGAAAATGCCAAACCACACCCTTTAACCACCCTTTATAAAAATGCACGCCAACAAATTGAGCTGGATTTAAACTGCCAAAAAACAAATGACAAAACCTACAATACGTATCGTTTTGAGCAAAACAACAAGGGGTTTAAAAACAAACTAAAAAAAATACTTTTAAACACAATTATACAACAGCATTCGTCAGAAAAAGGGCTAGTAAAAGTTAGAAATAAAATCCACCAAAAAGAAAAACAAACGGCTTTTTATAACACGTGTTTAAATACCTTAAAAAAAGAAAAACCAGACATAGTTTTTTGTACCAACCAAAGGCATACGGTTTCTATTGCGCCCATATTAGCGGCACAATCGTTGGGGATCCCTACCGTGGCATTTATTTTTTCGTGGGATAATTTACCAAAGGCCACCCTGGTTCTAGAAACCGATTACTATTGTGTCTGGAGTGCCCACATGAAAAAAGAACTTCAGTTCTATTATCCCTATATTAAAGAAGAACAAATTTTTATTACTGGATCGCCACAATTTGAACCACATTTTGATGCCAATAGAAAATTATCTAGAGAAGTCTTTTTTAAAAACAATGCTTTAGATTTAGATAAAAAATATGTGTGTTATTCTGGAGATGATATAACCACCTGCCCCGATGATCCGCAATACCTAGCAGATGTAGCTGCCGCAGTAAAAAAATTAAATCAAAAAGGGTATAACCTAGGAATAATTTTTAGAAGATGCCCTGTAGATTTTTCAACAAGGTATGCTGCCGTGCTGGAACACTACAAAGATATTATTGTTCCATTAGCGCCCTTATGGCAAAACAAAGGTACCCATTGGGGAGGTGTGTTGCCTACAAAAGAGGATATGGATTTACAAATTAATACCGTTGCTCATTCTGAAATGGTACTAAATTTAGGCTCTTCTATGGTTTTTGATTTTGCAACCAACAACAAACCCTGTGGGTATATTAATTATGAGGTAAGAAATAAAGTACAAAAAGACTGGTTTGTGGCACACATCTACCAATACATTCATTTTAGATCCATGCCAAGTAAAGAAGCTGTTTTTTGGTTGCACAGTGCAGCCGAGATAGAAATTAAAATCCAACAAATTTTAGATCAACAGCCCACAGCAATCACGGACCAAGCACAACAATGGTTTGAAACAATCAACCAGCATCCCGCTAAGGATGCTTCCAAAAGAATCTGGCAGGCCATCACCGAAATTTGCAACAAATAA
- a CDS encoding FkbM family methyltransferase: MSKRILEKNFKQNTPFSFIQVGANDGISFDFLYDFVITRNSTGIVIEPVKDYFKELENNYSQFPGILTINKAVHPEKKQIELYKIKQESLSNYPDWVKGIASLDIHHHQKLQINSQDIILEKVAADNLMDIIRANYNQKIDYLQIDTEGFDYEVLKMLDFGISKPAIIKYEFVNLKPEDQLKTTNLLQSQGYYLFSELGDTIALDLNKIKL, from the coding sequence TTGAGCAAAAGAATTTTAGAAAAGAATTTTAAACAAAATACTCCTTTTTCTTTTATTCAAGTTGGGGCAAATGATGGGATTAGTTTTGATTTTTTGTATGATTTTGTAATTACAAGAAATTCTACAGGAATTGTAATAGAGCCCGTAAAGGATTATTTTAAAGAATTAGAGAATAATTACAGCCAATTTCCGGGTATACTTACGATAAATAAAGCGGTACACCCTGAAAAAAAGCAAATTGAGCTTTATAAAATAAAACAAGAGTCTTTAAGTAACTATCCAGATTGGGTAAAAGGAATTGCCTCTTTGGATATACACCACCATCAAAAACTTCAAATTAACAGCCAAGATATAATCCTTGAAAAGGTAGCAGCAGACAATTTGATGGATATTATTCGGGCCAATTACAACCAGAAAATAGATTATTTACAGATTGACACAGAGGGTTTTGATTATGAAGTGCTAAAGATGCTTGATTTTGGCATAAGTAAACCTGCAATTATTAAATATGAATTTGTAAACCTAAAACCAGAAGACCAACTCAAAACCACCAATTTATTACAAAGTCAAGGCTATTATTTGTTTTCCGAATTGGGAGATACTATAGCACTGGATTTAAATAAAATAAAACTCTAA
- a CDS encoding cytidylyltransferase domain-containing protein produces MKNIVILPARGGSKRLPNKNSMLLEGIPLLVHSIAYAKNNRDIIDEIYVSTDDAEIKKIALDHGVQVIDRPEHISGDLEPTITALQHVLESIENNVTNVIVLQPTNPLRPENLLKEAFAKFINNRSSSLFTVSRNHHKLGTIVQDCFVPINYKSGQRTQDLNPLYFENGLLYICDAKQIKKGIIMDKNSFPYLVNHVFANVDIDTQDDFEYAAYLLNKKTTL; encoded by the coding sequence ATGAAAAATATTGTAATTCTACCCGCACGTGGAGGTTCCAAACGGTTGCCTAATAAAAACAGCATGCTCTTAGAAGGGATTCCGCTTTTGGTTCATTCCATTGCCTACGCAAAAAATAATCGAGATATAATTGATGAAATATACGTCAGTACAGATGATGCAGAGATAAAAAAAATAGCTTTGGATCATGGTGTGCAAGTGATTGATCGCCCAGAGCATATTTCCGGAGATCTAGAACCTACCATAACGGCTTTGCAGCACGTATTGGAGTCCATTGAAAATAATGTAACCAATGTAATTGTGTTGCAACCCACAAATCCATTGCGTCCCGAAAACTTGCTGAAAGAAGCATTTGCAAAATTTATAAACAACCGCTCGAGTAGTTTATTCACCGTTAGCCGCAATCATCACAAGTTAGGCACTATTGTTCAGGACTGTTTTGTTCCAATTAATTATAAATCCGGACAGCGAACTCAAGATTTGAATCCTCTTTATTTTGAAAATGGGCTGCTTTATATTTGTGACGCGAAACAAATTAAGAAGGGTATAATTATGGACAAAAATAGCTTTCCGTATCTAGTAAACCATGTTTTTGCAAATGTGGATATAGATACCCAAGATGATTTTGAATACGCTGCTTATTTGTTAAACAAAAAAACAACATTATGA
- the neuC gene encoding UDP-N-acetylglucosamine 2-epimerase: MKKILFLTGTRADFGKIKSLVSVLDLHPDYEVFVFVTGMHLQQEYGYTLLEIERCNFKNIHTFKNHTHEATMDLTLAKTIEGLSGYCKKTKPDLIVVHGDRVETLAGAIVGSLNNILVAHIEGGELSGTVDELIRHSVTKLSHIHFVSNTAAAKRLLQMGEISSSIFTIGSPDIDIMFSDTLPSLEVAQKYYQIPFKKFAIAMFHPVTTEASEMQHYTENFVTSLLADNHNYVIIYPNNDLGSKHIIQEYKRVQNNPRFRIFPSLRFEYFLSLLKNAQFIIGNSSAGIREAPYYGVPIINIGTRQQNRAIHAAILNVDYTFASIHNALKAIDSHQTTTVNPDFGKGNSSALFLESIKKDAFWKINHQKQFREN, translated from the coding sequence ATGAAAAAAATACTATTTTTAACCGGCACACGTGCTGATTTTGGCAAAATAAAATCCTTGGTTTCTGTTCTGGATTTGCATCCCGATTATGAGGTATTTGTATTTGTTACCGGAATGCATTTGCAACAAGAATATGGCTATACCTTATTAGAAATTGAACGATGCAATTTTAAAAACATACATACCTTTAAAAACCATACCCATGAAGCCACCATGGATCTAACATTAGCAAAAACCATTGAAGGCCTGTCTGGCTATTGCAAAAAAACAAAGCCAGATTTGATAGTGGTACATGGCGATCGAGTAGAGACCCTAGCAGGAGCAATAGTAGGCTCGTTGAACAATATTTTAGTGGCACATATTGAAGGTGGCGAGTTGTCTGGAACCGTCGATGAATTAATCCGGCACAGTGTGACTAAACTCAGTCACATACATTTTGTTTCTAATACGGCAGCAGCCAAACGCTTGCTGCAAATGGGCGAAATAAGCAGCTCTATCTTTACCATTGGTTCTCCGGATATAGACATTATGTTTTCAGATACATTGCCCAGCCTAGAAGTAGCCCAAAAATACTACCAAATTCCTTTTAAAAAATTTGCCATTGCGATGTTTCACCCCGTAACCACTGAGGCAAGTGAGATGCAGCACTACACCGAAAATTTTGTTACTAGTTTATTGGCAGACAACCATAATTACGTTATCATTTACCCCAACAATGATTTAGGCAGCAAACACATTATACAAGAATACAAAAGAGTACAAAACAATCCTCGGTTCCGAATCTTTCCATCTCTTAGATTTGAGTATTTTTTGAGCTTACTCAAAAACGCACAATTCATTATAGGCAATAGCAGCGCCGGCATTAGAGAAGCACCTTATTATGGGGTTCCTATTATAAACATAGGTACCAGACAACAAAACCGTGCCATTCATGCAGCTATTCTAAATGTAGATTATACCTTTGCGAGTATCCACAATGCATTAAAAGCTATAGACAGCCACCAAACCACAACTGTAAATCCGGATTTTGGCAAAGGGAACAGTAGCGCACTCTTTTTAGAATCCATAAAAAAAGACGCTTTTTGGAAAATTAACCATCAAAAACAATTTAGAGAAAATTAA